A genome region from Trichoderma asperellum chromosome 7, complete sequence includes the following:
- a CDS encoding uncharacterized protein (EggNog:ENOG41): MELNPGQTPTAAMARSKARRVSRACLSCRMRKTRCDLDSAGVSGVPPCRRCVEHQLECVLTKSRRGGRRIKGVRNSMLQTPSRNSEGRDPANTTRDDDDDDDDEDDDDDNGNYSSQQANHPRPDQHPGGPDDMRAWLSSSQQAGNWPDEGGSTREIAESRTSSDGLEGHIANTDLLNPSDALDLLAQVADLDPDRQRNALAGQAGSNNRLAVDGMPQIVGRSAASYYPPLDDGILTPSEASYLVKRYHENFHPFFPVAHSAIFEGSISEWAAKEPHLLTAILTVASKDDPSWFRVYDACSRHIETFLSNFIYAGSNSVGSVEALLILAEWAPQRPQENSAIGCGQEDHGAWMLVGLAVRLGYLQRLEQSALLPDEGKLSAEMSRKRVVWAACYMCDRQVSIRLGKGFWSRGPGPALHLRAADFPTLQEQALGPDNMGLLFQAHLELTQLISNAHDILYSSTSHRQQLYIGGEYVRYIDDFASMVRKWKLSWANHSFTPPVKASLVLSFEFLRLYINAFAFQANLNRAAARNAQAGPGKASGPLFSNVAGKPDARFIYESIDAANSLLSILNSFIDPVAGLKCMPLKYCLYVIYAAVFLFKARMAGAISSEGGDRGVRRAIHGTITQLQKTSDNPQSLGRRYATSLRLLWRKSSTKQSNKSAAPRRDPLTEPPTPTMDDIQGQEGIPLLHTGKAAMDMDPLSGFSWRDLDSLGQFIAGNSTMAMADGMLAGGDYDWEHSSGGLDDLVVQPQFDTRWVGHDIIF, translated from the exons ATGGAGTTGAACCCAGGACAGACGCCGACCGCTGCCATGGCTCGATCAAAGGCCAGGCGGGTCTCTCGCGCCTGTCTGTCGTGCCGCATGCGCAAGACGAGATGTGATCT CGATTCGGCGGGAGTGTCGGGCGTGCCTCCATGTCGTCGATGCGTTGAGCACCAGCTGGAATGCGTCTTGACAAAGTCGAGGCGTGGTGGGCGCCGCATCAAGGGCGTTCGCAATTCCATGCTCCAGACGCCCAGCCGTAACAGCGAAGGCCGTGATCCGGCAAACACCACgcgcgatgacgacgatgacgacgacgacgaagacgacgacgatgataaTGGAAACTATAGTAGCCAGCAGGCAAACCATCCTCGTCCCGACCAGCATCCAGGCGGCCCGGATGACATGCGAGCATGGCTTTCGTCCTCGCAGCAGGCCGGCAACTGGCCTGACGAGGGGGGTTCCACTCGTGAGATTGCAGAATCGAGAACGAGTTCGGACGGTTTAGAAGGTCACATTGCCAACACCGATCTTTTGAACCCCTCAGATGCTCTCGACCTTCTTGCGCAAGTTGCCGACCTGGATCCTGATCGACAGCGGAATGCGCTGGCGGGCCAAGCCGGCTCTAACAATAGACTTGCAGTGGACGGCATGCCGCAAATCGTCGGTAGATCAGCTGCCAGCTACTATCCTCCATTGGATGATGGCATATTGACGCCATCAGAGGCGTCGTATCTTGTAAAAAG ATATCATGAAAACTTTCATCCATTCTTTCCAGTGGCTCATAGCGCCATATTTGAGGGTTCGATATCTGAATGGGCGGCCAAAGAGCCCCATCTCCTGACTGCGATTCTTACCGTTGCTTCCAAAGACGACCCGTCCTGGTTCAGAGTGTACGACGCGTGCTCTCGCCACATCGAAACCTTCCTGTCCAACTTTATATATGCCGGATCCAATTCTGTTGGCTCCGTAGAGGCGCTTCTTATTCTTGCAGAATGGGCGCCACAACGCCCCCAGGAGAATTCCGCCATTGGCTGTGGCCAAGAAGATCACGGCGCCTGGATGCTTGTCGGCTTGGCCGTGAGGCTAGGGTACCTGCAGAGGCTGGAGCAGTCTGCGTTATTGCCGGATGAAGGAAAACTTTCTGCGGAAATGAGTAGGAAACGAGTTGTTTGGGCAG CGTGTTACATGTGCGACCGACAAGTCTCAATCCGACTTGGAAAGGGCTTTTGGTCACGCGGACCCGGTCCGGCTCTCCATCTACGGGCTGCAGACTTTCCGACGTTACAAGAGCAGGCGCTTGGCCCAGACAACATGGGCCTGTTGTTTCAAGCCCACCTCGAACTTACCCAGCTGATTAGCAATGCCCACGATATTTTGTATTCGTCAACCAGCCACAGGCAGCAACTGTACATTGGCGGGGAGTATGTCAGATACATT GATGATTTTGCTTCCATGGTACGGAAATGGAAGCTTTCATGGGCAAACCATAGCT TCACACCTCCCGTGAAAGCCTCTTTGGTGCTGTCTTTCGAGTTCCTGAGACTGTACATCAACGCTTTCGCCTTTCAAGCAAACTTGAACCGGGCCGCAGCTCGGAATGCGCAAGCAGGCCCTGGGAAAGCCAGCGGGCCGCTGTTTTCCAACGTTGCTGGAAAGCCAGATGCCCGATTCATCTATGAGTCAATCGACGCTGCAAACTCGCTTCTCAGCATCTTGAACAGCTTCATCGACCCTGTGGCTGGCCTCAAGTGCATGCCGCTCAAGTACTGTCTCTACGTGATTTATGCCGCCGTCTTTTTGTTCAAG GCAAGAATGGCGGGAGCCATCAGCAGCGAAGGTGGCGATCGCGGAGTCCGCCGCGCCATCCACGGCACCATTACACAGCTACAAAAAACGTCGGACAACCCACAAAGCCTTGGAAGACGATACGCCACGTCGCTCCGCCTTCTCTGGAGGAAATCTAGTACGAAGCAGTCCAACAAatctgctgctcctcgtcGTGATCCATTGACCGAGCCACCAACGCCGACAATGGACGACATCCAAGGGCAGGAAGGCATCCCTTTACTGCACACTGGCAAGGCGGCGATGGACATGGATCCACTGAGTGGGTTTTCGTGGAGGGATTTGGATTCGCTGGGACAGTTTATTGCTGGCAATTCAACGATGGCCATGGCAGACGGGATGCTTGCTGGTGGAGATTATGATTGGGAACATAGCTCAGGCGGTTTGGATGATCTTGTAGTGCAGCCGCAGTTTGACACGAGGTGGGTCGGGCACGACATAATTTTTTGA